Proteins found in one Methylobacterium sp. CB376 genomic segment:
- a CDS encoding recombinase family protein, whose protein sequence is MAQGRFVSYLRVSTERQGRSGLGLEAQREAVSAFLSAGQGALVAEVVEVESGGRNDRPKLAEALRLCRLHNATLVIAKLDRLSRDAAFLLTLESNLKRMGLRFVAADMPDANELTIHIMAVVAQAERQMISTRTKAALQAAKARGTKLGGDRGNIGQIRAAGVAASVARRVEKAAQRAEDLGPLVVELHASGASLRAIAADLNSKGIPTTKGGLWGPVQVARVLARVASVGSAAGA, encoded by the coding sequence ATGGCTCAGGGGCGGTTTGTGTCGTATCTGCGGGTGTCCACCGAACGCCAGGGGCGCTCTGGACTTGGCTTGGAGGCACAGCGGGAGGCCGTGTCAGCGTTCCTCAGCGCGGGCCAGGGGGCGTTAGTGGCCGAGGTGGTGGAGGTGGAGTCGGGAGGGCGCAATGATCGCCCCAAGCTCGCTGAGGCCCTGAGGCTGTGCCGGCTCCACAACGCCACGCTGGTGATAGCGAAGCTCGATAGGCTCTCACGAGACGCCGCCTTCCTGCTGACCCTTGAGAGCAACCTGAAGCGGATGGGTCTCCGGTTCGTGGCCGCTGACATGCCCGATGCCAACGAACTCACCATCCACATCATGGCCGTAGTGGCTCAGGCCGAACGCCAGATGATTTCCACGAGGACCAAGGCCGCGCTACAGGCAGCTAAGGCCCGCGGGACGAAGCTCGGGGGAGACCGGGGGAACATCGGGCAGATTAGAGCAGCAGGGGTGGCCGCCAGCGTGGCCAGGAGGGTCGAGAAGGCCGCTCAGAGGGCGGAGGACCTGGGGCCGCTCGTGGTGGAGCTACACGCCTCTGGGGCGTCCCTGAGGGCGATAGCGGCCGATCTCAACAGCAAGGGCATTCCGACAACCAAGGGTGGCCTTTGGGGTCCTGTGCAGGTCGCGCGCGTGCTGGCACGGGTGGCGAGCGTAGGGAGTGCGGCCGGCGCGTGA
- a CDS encoding TIR domain-containing protein yields MSSKTDVFTQINNAVLDLQGAHLQGFERPLKTLARLLQSPDLQDINRELTSGVDYEGFIAASEATIGGMVGSGNLVWPEDQKQTLGLTLILIEKLAAEPGHALNFAHNFFYSGNKLIAGLHSLVGQVLIPFARDYKAYVLSRGDVQPRLVQAASNKVFIVHGHDDAALQGLARFIEKLGLEAIVLKEQPDQGRTIIEKFEQSATDVGYAVVLLTPDDMGGAKTTEEQDTRARQNVIFELGYFAGRLGRGRVCLLKKGRIEIPSDLFGVIYTEMDPSDGWKARLVGELKAAKLDFDANSFWR; encoded by the coding sequence ATGAGCAGCAAAACTGACGTTTTCACTCAAATCAACAACGCTGTCCTAGACCTACAAGGTGCGCACCTTCAGGGTTTTGAGCGTCCTCTGAAGACTCTTGCACGACTCCTGCAAAGCCCCGATCTTCAGGACATAAACCGTGAGTTGACTTCAGGTGTGGATTATGAGGGCTTCATCGCCGCAAGCGAGGCCACTATTGGCGGCATGGTCGGTAGCGGCAACTTGGTTTGGCCGGAGGACCAAAAGCAGACTCTCGGATTGACGCTAATTTTAATTGAGAAGCTGGCGGCCGAACCCGGTCATGCGTTGAATTTTGCCCATAACTTCTTCTATTCCGGGAACAAGCTTATTGCGGGTCTGCATTCCCTTGTCGGGCAAGTGCTGATTCCATTTGCTCGCGATTACAAAGCATATGTGTTGAGCAGGGGCGATGTGCAGCCACGACTTGTTCAAGCTGCATCTAACAAGGTGTTCATTGTTCACGGTCATGACGATGCGGCCCTTCAAGGATTGGCGCGATTCATCGAGAAGCTTGGCCTTGAAGCCATTGTGTTGAAGGAGCAGCCCGACCAAGGCCGAACCATCATCGAAAAGTTCGAGCAATCTGCCACCGATGTTGGATATGCTGTGGTGTTGCTGACTCCGGACGATATGGGGGGCGCCAAGACCACGGAAGAACAGGACACGCGCGCTAGGCAGAACGTCATCTTCGAGCTGGGCTACTTCGCTGGCAGGCTGGGTCGTGGACGAGTTTGCCTGCTGAAGAAGGGTCGTATCGAGATACCATCGGACTTGTTTGGCGTCATCTACACTGAAATGGACCCTTCAGACGGATGGAAGGCGCGACTGGTGGGTGAACTCAAGGCCGCAAAGCTAGACTTTGACGCTAACTCCTTTTGGCGCTAG
- a CDS encoding DUF4145 domain-containing protein, which translates to MASRLVSLIMVYPRRANRGPVSEHVPASLASDYKEASEVLSISPKASAALARRCLQAVLHNNGYKARDLAKEIDLLLNETDASKAIPISLRETIDGIRNFGNFSAHPLTDVTSLQVIDVEPHEAEWCLDILDELFEHFYVRPAQAKARKAALNAKLAAAGKPPAK; encoded by the coding sequence TTGGCCAGCCGACTCGTCTCCTTGATTATGGTCTATCCTCGCCGCGCTAATAGGGGTCCAGTTTCAGAGCATGTGCCCGCGTCGCTAGCATCGGATTACAAAGAAGCTTCCGAGGTGTTATCGATAAGTCCGAAGGCTTCTGCTGCTCTTGCTCGCCGCTGTCTCCAGGCTGTGCTTCACAATAACGGCTATAAAGCTAGAGACCTAGCAAAAGAAATCGATCTTCTGCTAAACGAGACTGATGCCTCAAAAGCCATTCCGATCTCCTTACGGGAAACCATTGATGGCATTAGGAACTTCGGCAACTTCTCAGCACACCCGCTTACCGATGTCACCAGCCTTCAGGTTATTGACGTGGAGCCACATGAGGCAGAGTGGTGCCTCGATATACTAGATGAGCTCTTTGAGCACTTCTACGTGCGTCCTGCGCAAGCCAAAGCCCGCAAGGCGGCTCTCAACGCTAAGCTGGCCGCCGCTGGCAAGCCTCCCGCGAAGTAG